The DNA window GATAAGTCTTCTTTTTGTGGAGTTTCCAGCGCAGATCCTTTGCTGAATAATTCTTCCGCGAATACAGGCTCTTCTACAAATACAGGAAATTCCAATCCTACAGGTAATAATCCGGCTAATACCGTTACGCCTCCGACTTCTCTAAGTTATCCGCAAAACTTTTATACATTTACACAGGGAGTCTCAATCGTTTCTGTAACTCCTGCGATAACAGGGACTGTGACAAGTTGTGCGGCAAATCCTGTTTTGCCGGTTGGGCTTTTCATTGACAATGCAACCTGTGCGATAACAGGAACTCCTTCTGTTGGAACTGCGCTTATTGACTATGTGATTACGGCAAGCAACTCGGCAGGTAGCGTAAGTGCTACATTGAAATTACGCTCGCTATTCGGAACGGCTAAGTTTGCTTACGTTCCCAATTTTAGTACCAATAATATTTCTGTATACACAGTCAATCCGAATACAGGTATATTGACTGCAGGACCTACCGTAGGATTTGGATCTGGAACTAGAGATATTGCAGTAGATCCTTCCGGCAAATACCTATATGTCATTGGAAATACAAGTAATAACATTCAGTTATATTTAATCAATAATACTAATGGTGATTTGATTCCCTCTGGTTCGGCATTAGCCACAGGGACAGGTCCAAATTCAGTAACAGTTGATCCAACGGGTAAGTTTGTATATGTAGCGAATAATAGCGGAACTATTTCTTGCTATAAGGCCGATCCAACGACTGGACTTTTAACGGCTGGCGCAAATGCTCCGGCTGGTGCGACTACTCGCTGGATTCGAGTAGCGCCTAGTGGAAGGTATGCGTATGTAGTCAATGGCGGGGCAAATAATATGTATATTTATTCGATTGACCCAATTTCGGGATCTCTTACACAAGTGGGAGTGCCAATCATAACTGGTAATGATCCTAGAAGTGTTGCTATTTCGCCTGACGGTAGATTTTTGTTTACGGCTGAACTGAACGCAAACCAAGTTACTCCCTATTCAATCAACTTAGCTACTGGAGCTGTGACCCCGGGAAGTTTTATTACATTCGCAAATGCTCCTGAATCCGTGTTTGTTCATCCTACGGGCAAATATGTGTATGCCGCGTATAGTGCAGGAGGCACAATCGGAACCGTTGTGACAAATTCTATTAACTTTACGACAGGTGCAATCACTGCTGGCACATCAGCAAGCAGCGGAGGAATAATGCCTAACAGAATTATTGTTGACCCTTCGGGAAAATTTGCCTATAGTTCAAGTTACAATGGGAATAACATTACTTTATATAACTTAGATCCGACAAATGGAAATATTACACTAGTCACGTCCTATTCTCCCGGAACCAATCCAAATGGCATTTTCGTAACAGGTGGTAATCCTTAAGAGAAAATCTACTTGCTTAATTATGTCCGATGTAAGAATAAGGATTATGCCAAAGGAACGTCATATTGTTTCTCTATCGGGTGGAAAAGATTCCACTGCTCTAGCCATATTTCTACAGAAGAATTTTCCTGACAAGGCGTATGAATTTGTATTCTGCGATACAGGAGAAGAACTCCCCGAAACATACAGCTACTTAGAAAAGATAGAAACTTACCTCGGAAAAAAGATCGTTCGTTTAAGAGCAGAGAGAACCTGGGATCAATTCTTAGAAGACTTCTCCGGCTACTTACCATCTGCCCGTAGCCGCTGGTGCACGGCAAATATGAAGATCAAACCTTTCGAAGACTATATCGGTGATGATGTGGTAATTAGCTATATAGGAATTCGCGCTGACGAAAACCGCGAAGGATATATTTCGAGCAAAACAAACATAACGCCTAAATACCCATTCAAAGAGCACGGCATCGACAAAGAAGGCGTTATGCGCATCTTAGACGAGAGTGGTCTTGGTCTACCT is part of the Leptospiraceae bacterium genome and encodes:
- a CDS encoding beta-propeller fold lactonase family protein — protein: MDLFFLIAKNKETVILLAKFMNIIQTQIQFSPVLIRKAIRFIRNSILLSFLFCLHCDPAKYENPCSPNSSYFQRTFQLKIILGDKSSFCGVSSADPLLNNSSANTGSSTNTGNSNPTGNNPANTVTPPTSLSYPQNFYTFTQGVSIVSVTPAITGTVTSCAANPVLPVGLFIDNATCAITGTPSVGTALIDYVITASNSAGSVSATLKLRSLFGTAKFAYVPNFSTNNISVYTVNPNTGILTAGPTVGFGSGTRDIAVDPSGKYLYVIGNTSNNIQLYLINNTNGDLIPSGSALATGTGPNSVTVDPTGKFVYVANNSGTISCYKADPTTGLLTAGANAPAGATTRWIRVAPSGRYAYVVNGGANNMYIYSIDPISGSLTQVGVPIITGNDPRSVAISPDGRFLFTAELNANQVTPYSINLATGAVTPGSFITFANAPESVFVHPTGKYVYAAYSAGGTIGTVVTNSINFTTGAITAGTSASSGGIMPNRIIVDPSGKFAYSSSYNGNNITLYNLDPTNGNITLVTSYSPGTNPNGIFVTGGNP
- a CDS encoding phosphoadenosine phosphosulfate reductase family protein, whose amino-acid sequence is MSDVRIRIMPKERHIVSLSGGKDSTALAIFLQKNFPDKAYEFVFCDTGEELPETYSYLEKIETYLGKKIVRLRAERTWDQFLEDFSGYLPSARSRWCTANMKIKPFEDYIGDDVVISYIGIRADENREGYISSKTNITPKYPFKEHGIDKEGVMRILDESGLGLPDYYKWRTRSGCYFCFFQRRKEWLGLKENHPHLYEKAKQYETSNKDGSAQNFTWIQGGTLEQILKDEDGIKRRHDQYETRVKRDKQKKSKRLIDVFSSELSFEDALNMEDDAEGCLVCHV